One genomic segment of Burkholderiaceae bacterium includes these proteins:
- the phnD gene encoding phosphate/phosphite/phosphonate ABC transporter substrate-binding protein — MESTAGREQARISPRSRRHWLRTAVLGAAAAWLAADPAAAQVAAEDPDRAARMALRFGVLPIGGTLDSRNDWAPLLADLERTLGRPVTMFSASSYGALARAIERDEVDIAFLSGEMALEAVTRRGMRVVAQVTRHDGLPGYRAILLVRAEGPRSTLAALLADPDSWRMARGEKHSLSGFIVPQLEFFLPHRIEMETRFASEIVGTHQRIALAVANGEADIATSNTADFERFQLQFPEEAARLRIIWSSDLIPHGQIVMRRTFSPALRRAVQDFLTGYGRAPSPKGDGQRAVLKALHDLAGFIAADNRSLLPAASIAAKYARQQAQQAQWINEEARQARFKRIDAEYAAQVRMLTAE, encoded by the coding sequence ATGGAATCGACAGCCGGGCGCGAGCAGGCGCGGATCTCGCCCCGCTCGCGGCGGCATTGGCTGCGCACCGCGGTGCTGGGGGCGGCGGCGGCATGGCTTGCGGCCGACCCGGCGGCGGCGCAGGTCGCCGCGGAGGATCCCGATCGCGCCGCACGCATGGCGCTGCGCTTCGGTGTCCTGCCCATCGGCGGCACACTCGATTCGCGCAACGACTGGGCGCCCTTGCTGGCCGACCTGGAGCGTACGCTGGGACGCCCGGTCACCATGTTCTCGGCCAGCAGCTATGGCGCGCTGGCACGCGCCATCGAGCGCGACGAGGTGGACATCGCCTTCCTGTCGGGCGAGATGGCGCTGGAAGCCGTGACGCGGCGCGGCATGCGCGTGGTGGCGCAGGTGACGCGCCACGATGGCTTGCCAGGGTATCGGGCCATCCTGCTGGTGCGGGCCGAGGGGCCGCGCAGCACGCTGGCGGCCCTGCTGGCCGACCCCGACTCCTGGCGGATGGCGCGGGGGGAGAAGCACTCCCTGTCGGGCTTCATCGTGCCGCAGCTGGAGTTCTTCCTGCCGCATCGCATCGAGATGGAAACGCGCTTTGCCAGCGAGATCGTCGGCACCCATCAACGCATCGCGTTGGCGGTGGCCAATGGCGAGGCCGACATCGCGACCAGCAACACGGCCGATTTCGAGCGCTTCCAGCTGCAGTTTCCGGAGGAGGCCGCGCGCCTGCGCATCATCTGGTCGTCCGACCTGATCCCCCACGGCCAGATCGTGATGCGGCGCACCTTCAGCCCGGCGCTGCGGCGCGCGGTGCAGGATTTCCTGACGGGCTACGGGCGCGCACCCTCGCCCAAGGGCGATGGCCAGCGCGCGGTGCTCAAGGCCCTGCACGACCTGGCGGGCTTCATCGCCGCCGACAACCGATCGCTGCTGCCGGCGGCGAGCATCGCCGCCAAGTACGCCCGGCAGCAGGCCCAGCAGGCGCAGTGGATCAACGAAGAGGCACGCCAGGCGCGCTTCAAGCGCATCGACGCCGAGTACGCGGCCCAGGTCCGGATGCTCACGGCGGAATGA
- a CDS encoding response regulator, which translates to MTLSATVRQWFSHLSLTTQLVLLAVLPAVLATLAVSMVATRQYLGSVEALIRANAQTAAYQIATAAEEPMRAMDRRALLGIARAGISQPQVKQVRVWSADGELLAQADEPGAEGAPGFQVTAPILGAQGRPSGQVNIKASLQELLDARQKRWRDVLVSLLVSLLAVLTAGAWAARRITAPVSRLGVALEKLGAGESTQVEVTGTLEIQRLLQGFNRSARALAGSRLEMETRIREATAELARKNQQIERASQARMRLLAAASHDLRQPLHALTLLSEGLASGEADPVRLQRIGHVRECVSSLDQLFSELLNLSQLDAGVLRPNWRRFALDQVFANVSRDHRPVAEERGLRLVVRPTALWVHSDFTMLSRILGNLVSNALRHTVTGGILVAARTRGAVVQIDVIDTGVGIPAELRERVFDEFYQADNLPQTAHRGETRGLGLGLATVRRLAHLLHTRVELKSVVGRGTCMRLRVKTCPPEPPTETTAAASLPPYGARLAGSTILVIDDEPAILEGLHLGLGGWGCHVLTARSRAEALAHMDARQVPPDVIICDLLLADGDNGLLVLAALAAHPHSKGALPARLLVTGETQPRRLLDVAASGIPVLYKPVTLATLHRAIVEQLPSHAMVAGEADSRPG; encoded by the coding sequence ATGACCCTTTCGGCCACGGTTCGGCAGTGGTTCTCGCATCTGTCGCTGACCACGCAACTGGTGCTGCTGGCGGTGTTGCCGGCGGTGCTGGCCACCCTGGCGGTTTCGATGGTGGCGACGCGGCAGTACCTCGGCAGCGTGGAGGCCCTGATCCGGGCCAATGCCCAGACGGCGGCCTACCAGATCGCCACCGCGGCCGAGGAACCGATGCGCGCCATGGACCGGCGGGCGCTGCTTGGCATCGCCCGCGCAGGCATCTCGCAGCCCCAGGTGAAGCAGGTGCGCGTCTGGTCGGCCGACGGCGAGCTGCTGGCCCAGGCCGATGAGCCGGGCGCGGAGGGCGCGCCGGGCTTTCAGGTCACGGCGCCCATCCTGGGCGCGCAGGGCCGGCCCAGCGGGCAAGTCAACATCAAGGCCAGCCTGCAGGAGCTGCTGGACGCCCGGCAAAAGCGCTGGCGCGACGTGCTGGTGTCGCTGCTGGTGTCGCTGCTGGCCGTGCTGACTGCCGGCGCGTGGGCCGCGCGGCGCATCACCGCCCCGGTCTCGCGGCTGGGCGTGGCGCTGGAGAAGCTGGGCGCTGGCGAGTCGACCCAGGTCGAGGTGACCGGCACGCTCGAGATCCAGCGCCTGCTGCAGGGCTTCAACCGGTCGGCCCGGGCCCTGGCGGGCAGCCGGCTGGAGATGGAGACCCGCATCCGCGAGGCGACGGCCGAGCTGGCACGCAAGAACCAGCAGATCGAGCGCGCCAGCCAGGCACGCATGCGGCTGCTGGCGGCCGCCAGCCACGACCTACGCCAGCCGCTGCACGCGCTCACGCTGCTGTCCGAGGGCCTGGCCAGCGGCGAAGCCGACCCCGTGCGGCTGCAGCGCATCGGCCACGTGCGCGAATGCGTGAGCTCGCTCGACCAGTTGTTCTCGGAACTGCTGAACCTGTCGCAGCTGGACGCCGGCGTGCTGCGCCCCAACTGGCGGCGCTTTGCCCTGGACCAGGTGTTCGCCAACGTCAGCCGCGACCATCGGCCCGTGGCCGAGGAGCGCGGGCTGCGCCTGGTGGTGCGCCCGACCGCGCTGTGGGTGCATTCGGACTTCACGATGCTCTCGCGCATCCTGGGCAACCTGGTCTCCAATGCCCTGCGCCATACGGTCACCGGCGGCATCCTGGTGGCGGCCCGCACGCGCGGCGCAGTCGTGCAGATCGACGTCATCGACACGGGCGTCGGCATACCGGCCGAACTTCGGGAGCGCGTGTTCGACGAGTTCTACCAGGCCGACAACCTGCCGCAAACCGCGCATCGCGGCGAAACGCGCGGCCTCGGACTGGGCCTGGCCACCGTGCGGCGCCTGGCGCATCTGCTGCACACCCGCGTCGAACTGAAGTCGGTGGTCGGTCGCGGCACCTGCATGCGCCTGCGCGTGAAGACCTGTCCGCCCGAGCCGCCAACCGAGACGACCGCCGCCGCAAGCCTGCCGCCCTACGGCGCCCGGCTTGCGGGATCGACCATCCTGGTCATCGACGACGAGCCGGCCATCCTGGAAGGGCTTCATCTGGGCCTGGGCGGCTGGGGCTGCCACGTGCTGACGGCCCGCTCGCGCGCCGAGGCGCTGGCCCACATGGACGCGCGGCAGGTCCCGCCCGACGTGATCATCTGCGACCTGCTGCTGGCCGACGGTGACAACGGCTTGCTGGTGCTGGCGGCACTGGCCGCTCACCCCCACAGCAAGGGTGCCCTGCCTGCGCGCCTGCTCGTGACGGGAGAAACGCAGCCCCGACGCCTGCTCGACGTCGCCGCCAGCGGGATTCCGGTGCTGTACAAGCCGGTCACGCTGGCAACCTTGCACCGCGCCATCGTGGAGCAACTGCCAAGCCACGCCATGGTGGCCGGTGAAGCCGACAGCCGTCCCGGCTGA
- a CDS encoding filamentous hemagglutinin N-terminal domain-containing protein — MTSLPPARPQRALRLHPLALALLACGFALPGLAQMLPSGFSTPTGGVSSSVNAAGNVMTIDQSVQRGIANWDTFSIGSGATVNVRQPNASAVLLNRVTGESMSSIDGALNANGHVYLINPNGILFGQGARVSVGGIVASTLDLAGATETDRNNAFLAGGAMKFANPGPGSATVMVDSGASITANGNGGKGGVVVLIGNSVSNGGDILAPGGSVALAAGSQVTLDPVGDGLTTLRVDAGALEGRLAGRVENVGDIQADGGRVLLLTQETWGLIVNGIFPDGSFVPTAGHIQARSGQIVLDAGSGGVEVRSGALDVGGAGSAQGGSVDIRGTDVSLTGQIVADSGPGGGRGGQVQVHASHDLTLDGPLSARGRTGGGLIETSGSSFYITDRFAVDASTASGAAGTWILDPQDVDIWHGSAPPSPSANALYDSTVSAALDTGTSVTVTTPAGGSSTAGDVMFHEGVAIARNTPGVPVTFQVNAHRSIRTESPTVTIESTPGAGALNVFLNADADNSGPAVGGGQVSFDGSILSNGGNIRMHGNWSTKGPGDAGVHLADATLDSRARATPGRGDGNIDLEGRTTTPGANGLSSQAGLQLDDAHLSSGRGSITLSGSSTNNDGVALFGGTTVDSTTGSILVQGVGGTVDPLRRPVPTGSGVHMTTSSVRSAGGDVSIHGRLDDSVPNVQGAGVLLDDGPIDIAAGRDLDLAGSATHGAPGLLLNAKAPLSAGRHATVRAGNNGTTDAIVIGNGVTIQAGQMLDLRPGEVLTSGAAVDRVADPIDLASPGGQGFALSADEFSRLSAGTIVVGSNDHRGAIAVNGALTSYDALTLQNGGAGSAGIQINAPLQAPQLGLVSAGTVTQGASGGITAGSVLARSTGGDVDLTHADNNAMALGGSAAGRFAWVDRNDLMLAPVTVTGALGSVNVAQALGANTLGADRVYVQTLSQDLTLALPLSSNSGADLVAANRFQNPGAGRIDGAPWRVWADTWVGESRGGVAGSGLRPNLYGCSYGGGCGVTISPDENHFVYVQRPTATVHIGDASRPVGEPNPPFTVSVTGLRPGDSPDTVHGSASTSATQASPAGSYPISGSYSSDIGYVVAVVPGTLSVGSAPPGPGPGPGPGPNPGPGPGPNPGPGPGPGPSPETVGDAVPSLPSLSLPRDSATFDQNLAGAPICLASEPLDGLREAASNEVLEREWARVRIRPRLTNCVATDRRNDCGDF, encoded by the coding sequence ATGACGTCCCTGCCCCCGGCCCGACCGCAACGCGCCTTGCGTCTTCATCCGCTGGCCCTGGCCCTGCTGGCTTGCGGCTTTGCGCTGCCAGGCCTGGCGCAGATGCTGCCGAGCGGCTTCTCGACGCCGACTGGAGGCGTGTCGAGCAGCGTCAACGCGGCCGGCAACGTCATGACCATCGACCAGTCGGTGCAGCGTGGCATTGCCAACTGGGACACCTTCTCGATCGGCTCGGGTGCCACGGTCAACGTACGTCAACCCAACGCGAGTGCCGTGCTGCTCAACCGGGTCACCGGTGAATCCATGTCGAGCATCGACGGCGCCCTCAACGCCAACGGCCACGTCTACCTGATCAACCCGAACGGCATCCTGTTCGGCCAGGGCGCGCGGGTGAGCGTGGGAGGCATCGTCGCTTCCACGCTGGATCTGGCCGGTGCCACCGAGACGGATCGAAACAACGCCTTCCTGGCCGGCGGCGCCATGAAGTTCGCCAATCCGGGGCCAGGCTCGGCGACGGTCATGGTCGATTCCGGGGCGTCCATCACGGCCAATGGCAACGGCGGCAAGGGCGGTGTCGTCGTCCTGATCGGCAATTCGGTGTCCAATGGGGGGGATATCCTGGCTCCGGGTGGAAGCGTGGCCTTGGCGGCCGGGTCGCAGGTCACGCTCGATCCGGTTGGCGATGGCCTGACCACCCTGCGTGTGGATGCCGGGGCGTTGGAAGGAAGACTGGCTGGTCGGGTCGAGAACGTCGGCGACATTCAGGCCGATGGCGGGCGCGTTCTGTTGCTGACGCAGGAGACCTGGGGCCTCATCGTCAACGGCATTTTCCCCGACGGATCGTTTGTTCCCACCGCGGGGCACATCCAGGCGCGGAGTGGCCAGATCGTTCTGGACGCCGGCAGTGGCGGCGTGGAGGTGCGCAGCGGCGCGTTGGACGTTGGTGGCGCCGGGTCGGCCCAGGGCGGCAGCGTCGACATTCGGGGCACCGACGTGAGCCTGACGGGCCAGATCGTCGCCGATTCCGGCCCGGGCGGCGGGCGCGGCGGCCAGGTGCAGGTGCATGCAAGCCACGACCTGACGCTCGACGGCCCGTTGAGCGCCCGCGGGCGAACCGGCGGCGGGCTGATCGAGACCTCGGGCAGTTCCTTCTACATCACCGATCGCTTTGCCGTCGATGCCTCGACGGCGTCTGGTGCGGCCGGCACCTGGATCCTCGATCCGCAGGACGTCGACATCTGGCATGGCAGCGCGCCTCCGTCGCCGTCGGCCAACGCCTTGTACGACAGCACCGTGAGCGCGGCACTGGATACGGGCACCAGCGTCACCGTCACCACGCCCGCCGGGGGCTCGTCGACGGCCGGTGACGTGATGTTTCATGAAGGCGTGGCCATCGCGCGCAACACGCCGGGTGTTCCCGTCACTTTCCAGGTCAACGCGCACCGCAGCATCCGGACCGAGTCGCCGACGGTGACGATCGAGTCGACGCCAGGCGCCGGCGCGCTGAACGTGTTTCTCAACGCCGATGCCGACAACAGCGGTCCCGCGGTCGGCGGGGGGCAGGTCAGTTTCGATGGTTCGATCCTGAGCAACGGCGGCAACATCCGCATGCACGGCAACTGGTCGACCAAGGGTCCGGGCGATGCTGGTGTGCATTTGGCCGATGCGACGCTCGACAGCCGGGCGCGTGCCACGCCGGGGCGCGGCGATGGCAACATCGATCTCGAGGGTCGCACCACCACGCCGGGCGCCAACGGGCTGTCCAGTCAAGCCGGTTTGCAGCTCGACGACGCGCACCTGTCGAGCGGACGTGGGTCGATCACGTTGAGCGGCAGCAGCACCAACAACGACGGGGTTGCTCTGTTTGGAGGCACCACGGTCGACAGCACCACCGGATCGATCCTGGTGCAAGGCGTGGGTGGCACGGTGGATCCCTTGCGGCGCCCGGTTCCGACCGGCAGCGGCGTCCACATGACGACCTCCAGTGTCCGCAGCGCGGGGGGTGACGTTTCCATCCACGGTCGCCTGGACGACAGCGTTCCCAACGTGCAGGGGGCGGGGGTCTTGCTGGACGACGGCCCGATCGACATTGCCGCGGGGCGCGATCTCGACTTGGCCGGCTCGGCCACGCATGGCGCGCCAGGCCTGCTGCTGAACGCAAAAGCCCCGTTGTCGGCCGGCCGCCATGCCACCGTGCGCGCGGGCAACAACGGGACCACCGATGCGATCGTGATCGGCAACGGCGTGACGATCCAGGCTGGGCAGATGCTCGATCTTCGCCCCGGCGAAGTCCTGACCAGTGGCGCGGCCGTCGATCGCGTCGCCGACCCGATCGATCTGGCCAGCCCCGGCGGGCAGGGCTTCGCGCTGTCGGCCGATGAGTTCTCGCGCTTGTCCGCAGGGACCATCGTGGTCGGCAGCAACGACCACCGCGGTGCCATTGCCGTCAACGGCGCCCTGACCTCCTACGATGCGCTGACCTTGCAGAACGGCGGCGCGGGCAGCGCCGGCATCCAGATCAACGCACCCCTGCAGGCGCCGCAACTGGGGCTGGTCAGCGCGGGCACTGTGACACAGGGCGCGTCGGGCGGGATCACCGCGGGCAGCGTCCTGGCCCGCTCCACCGGCGGCGACGTCGACCTGACCCACGCCGACAACAACGCCATGGCCCTGGGCGGGTCCGCTGCTGGCCGCTTCGCCTGGGTCGATCGCAATGACCTCATGCTGGCGCCGGTCACGGTGACGGGCGCGCTTGGCAGTGTCAACGTTGCGCAAGCGCTCGGCGCCAACACGCTGGGAGCCGATCGCGTCTACGTGCAGACCCTGAGTCAAGACCTGACCCTGGCCCTGCCGCTGAGCAGCAACAGCGGCGCCGACCTGGTGGCGGCCAACCGCTTCCAGAACCCGGGCGCCGGCCGCATCGACGGGGCTCCCTGGCGCGTGTGGGCCGATACCTGGGTAGGCGAATCGCGCGGGGGCGTCGCCGGGTCGGGCCTGAGGCCCAATCTTTATGGCTGCAGCTATGGCGGTGGCTGTGGCGTCACGATTTCGCCGGACGAGAACCATTTCGTTTATGTCCAGCGCCCCACCGCCACCGTCCACATCGGCGACGCCAGCCGCCCCGTCGGTGAGCCCAACCCGCCGTTCACCGTCTCGGTTACCGGCCTGCGTCCGGGCGACAGCCCGGACACGGTTCACGGCAGCGCCAGCACATCGGCCACGCAGGCGAGTCCGGCGGGCTCCTATCCGATCTCGGGCTCGTACAGCTCGGACATCGGCTACGTCGTGGCGGTGGTGCCGGGGACGCTCAGCGTGGGCAGCGCGCCGCCGGGGCCGGGTCCTGGGCCCGGACCAGGTCCCAACCCAGGGCCTGGTCCGGGGCCGAATCCAGGCCCAGGTCCAGGCCCTGGGCCAAGCCCAGAGACGGTCGGCGATGCCGTGCCGTCGCTGCCCTCGCTCAGCCTGCCGCGTGACAGCGCCACGTTCGACCAGAATCTGGCTGGCGCACCCATTTGTCTGGCGAGCGAACCGCTGGACGGTCTGCGCGAGGCGGCGAGCAACGAGGTGCTGGAACGCGAATGGGCACGCGTGCGCATCCGCCCCCGCCTGACCAACTGCGTGGCGACGGATCGGCGCAACGATTGTGGCGATTTCTGA
- a CDS encoding ShlB/FhaC/HecB family hemolysin secretion/activation protein produces the protein MSIRPAPWSAHTFSAHLVAALVTAFGLAQPASAQAPASQSLPGTAAPAETTFRLNDVRLKGVAALDEQELHQLAAPYLGRDVNLAELQALAQAITAQYREHGYFLAQAIVPVQQVKDGVVEISVIEGRLGQVNVTVAPDAPITAERVRAFLAAVPVGEAVNAAAYERAMLLLSDQPGIKVTSGLQQGVATGTVDLAVEVVAARRWSFTAEADNHGTLETGRWRLGGTARWNSPAGVGDNLDARLMVSDRGLTFGRLGYELPLGGSGLRLGLGVAQMQYDIGGAFGPLDAHGQADVVDASLNYPVIRQRNQNLMARLVLESKHLRDDYRAVGVSLGKRVNDVGLGWAWDRRDDWLGGGYFASSGTLYSGHLRIQDAGAEAADQAAGGLRTAGGFSRLVFQFSRLQSIAPRHTLYYSIGGQWASKNLDASEKLALGGARAVRAYASSEALVDQGWIQTLEWRWSAMDEITPYLFFDAAHGRQAKRPLSEADNAISLRGAGIGLAWGKPGDFSLNATLAWRTGTRRGLADGGGRNPRFFIQAQKAF, from the coding sequence ATGAGCATTCGTCCTGCACCGTGGTCCGCTCACACCTTTTCAGCCCATCTTGTGGCCGCGCTGGTCACCGCGTTCGGTCTTGCACAGCCGGCATCGGCCCAGGCGCCAGCCAGCCAGAGCCTGCCGGGCACGGCCGCGCCGGCCGAGACGACGTTCCGCCTGAACGACGTCCGCCTGAAGGGCGTCGCGGCGCTGGACGAGCAGGAACTGCACCAGCTGGCCGCGCCCTACCTGGGGCGTGACGTGAACCTGGCCGAACTGCAGGCGCTGGCCCAGGCCATCACCGCGCAGTACCGCGAGCATGGCTACTTTCTGGCCCAGGCCATCGTTCCGGTGCAGCAGGTGAAGGATGGCGTGGTCGAGATCAGCGTCATCGAGGGCCGGCTGGGCCAGGTGAACGTCACCGTGGCGCCCGACGCGCCCATCACCGCCGAGCGCGTGCGCGCTTTCCTGGCGGCGGTGCCGGTGGGAGAGGCCGTCAATGCGGCCGCCTACGAGCGTGCCATGCTGCTGTTGTCCGACCAGCCCGGCATCAAGGTCACCTCGGGCCTGCAGCAAGGTGTCGCGACCGGCACGGTGGATTTGGCGGTCGAGGTGGTGGCGGCACGCCGCTGGAGCTTCACGGCCGAGGCCGACAACCACGGCACGCTCGAGACCGGGCGCTGGCGCCTGGGCGGCACGGCGCGCTGGAACAGCCCGGCCGGCGTGGGCGACAACCTGGACGCGCGGCTGATGGTGTCCGACCGTGGCCTGACCTTCGGCCGGCTCGGCTATGAGCTGCCGCTGGGGGGCAGCGGCCTGCGCCTGGGCCTGGGCGTGGCGCAGATGCAGTACGACATTGGCGGCGCCTTTGGTCCGCTGGACGCCCACGGCCAGGCCGACGTAGTGGATGCCTCGCTCAACTACCCGGTCATCCGCCAGCGCAACCAGAACCTGATGGCTCGCCTGGTGCTCGAATCCAAGCACCTGAGGGACGATTACCGCGCTGTCGGCGTCAGCCTGGGCAAGCGGGTCAACGACGTGGGGCTGGGCTGGGCCTGGGACCGGCGCGACGACTGGCTGGGCGGGGGCTACTTTGCCAGCAGCGGCACGCTCTACAGCGGGCATCTGCGCATCCAGGACGCGGGAGCCGAAGCAGCCGACCAGGCCGCGGGCGGGCTGCGCACCGCGGGTGGCTTCTCGCGCCTGGTGTTCCAGTTCTCGCGCCTGCAGTCCATCGCGCCGCGCCACACGCTGTACTACTCGATCGGCGGGCAATGGGCCAGCAAGAACCTGGACGCCTCCGAAAAGCTCGCCCTGGGCGGCGCGCGCGCCGTGCGCGCCTACGCGTCCAGCGAGGCCCTGGTCGACCAGGGCTGGATCCAGACCCTCGAATGGCGCTGGTCGGCCATGGACGAGATCACGCCTTACCTGTTCTTCGACGCCGCCCACGGCCGGCAGGCCAAGCGGCCTCTGTCGGAGGCCGACAACGCCATCAGCCTGCGCGGCGCCGGCATCGGCCTGGCCTGGGGCAAGCCGGGGGACTTCAGCCTGAACGCCACGCTGGCCTGGCGCACCGGCACCCGGCGCGGCCTGGCCGATGGCGGTGGCCGCAACCCGCGCTTTTTCATTCAGGCGCAGAAGGCCTTCTAA
- a CDS encoding CHAT domain-containing protein, translated as MNITRRPNRRLWAGLASMGLAAMLSSGAAWAQAAAQAPDAEAAATRQSEARLADTDTLLALTADGAALYAQDDVKLDALQYCSQAVALAEAGEFRLSIRAASKALHLADVQRDDNLQALARRDLAIVYSYSGQYDKAIDFARQALGFTAKNPQAVAGPANKIIGDVRLRRGDVTGAILSYQDALANSSERYAPLVRASLANALIDDGQTERARQLLAEIAPPKDAALRAQIDRSQARLLLAEHKPAQARASFQALTGKSYGVDSNYFQLWAWDGVAQSAQAEGDPAGALVAINHALDGVDQARSRFRSEEFKIGLFSDLQSVFDRAIGLHLAAGDARGAFDVSERSRARALLDAVRGRAPLGSDAGSTVRLDQLQAVLRPDERVVEFHALKDALQVWVVGPESLESRSYPVSRDELTELVEVFRNAVVRGRRTAIANADKLGQALIAPLGLAKGQRLIIVPHGPLHYLPFQALRVDGAYLIERHPVAVEPSASVAVRLARRPAVIPKALTAFGNPRIADKYDLPGADAEVDRLARLFPDSRVYTGVQATKTQFREAARRAPLVHVAAHAEADEVDPLYSRILLANEGGRRSFLEAREVLDMKLPDTALVTLSACESGLGRVASGDEVLGFPRAFLSAGSGSLIASLWPVSDDATELLMSTLYGALAKGQDVQRAMQAAQIAVLRQPKLAHPFFWAPFNLIGDWRLTVGDES; from the coding sequence ATGAACATCACCAGACGGCCGAACCGGCGCCTTTGGGCGGGCCTGGCCTCGATGGGGCTGGCAGCCATGCTGTCGTCGGGTGCCGCATGGGCACAGGCCGCAGCGCAGGCGCCCGACGCGGAAGCCGCGGCCACGCGGCAGTCCGAGGCGCGCCTGGCCGACACCGATACCTTGCTGGCGCTGACGGCCGACGGCGCGGCCCTGTATGCCCAGGACGACGTCAAGCTCGACGCCCTTCAGTACTGCAGCCAGGCCGTGGCCCTGGCCGAGGCCGGCGAGTTTCGCCTGAGCATCCGGGCCGCCAGCAAGGCGCTGCACCTGGCCGACGTCCAGCGCGACGACAACCTGCAGGCGCTGGCGCGGCGCGACCTGGCCATCGTCTACAGCTATTCCGGCCAGTACGACAAGGCGATCGACTTCGCCCGCCAGGCGCTCGGCTTCACGGCCAAGAACCCCCAGGCGGTGGCCGGCCCGGCCAACAAGATCATCGGCGACGTGCGTTTGCGGCGCGGCGATGTCACGGGCGCCATCCTCAGCTACCAGGATGCGCTGGCCAACAGCTCGGAACGCTATGCGCCGCTGGTGCGTGCCTCGCTGGCCAACGCCCTGATCGACGACGGGCAGACCGAGCGCGCGCGCCAGTTGCTGGCCGAGATCGCTCCCCCCAAGGACGCTGCCTTGCGTGCCCAGATCGACCGTTCGCAGGCGCGCCTGCTGCTGGCCGAGCACAAGCCCGCCCAGGCGCGGGCCAGCTTTCAGGCGCTGACCGGCAAGTCCTACGGGGTCGACAGCAACTACTTCCAGCTCTGGGCGTGGGACGGCGTGGCGCAGAGCGCCCAGGCCGAGGGGGACCCGGCCGGGGCGCTGGTGGCGATCAACCACGCGCTCGACGGCGTGGACCAGGCGCGCAGCCGCTTTCGCAGCGAGGAGTTCAAGATCGGGCTGTTCTCCGACCTGCAATCGGTGTTCGACCGCGCCATCGGCCTGCACCTGGCCGCGGGGGATGCGCGCGGGGCCTTCGACGTGAGCGAGCGCAGCCGGGCGCGCGCCTTGCTGGATGCGGTGCGGGGGCGCGCGCCGCTGGGGTCGGACGCCGGCAGCACCGTGCGCCTGGACCAGCTGCAGGCGGTCTTGCGGCCGGACGAACGGGTGGTGGAATTTCATGCGCTCAAGGATGCGCTGCAGGTGTGGGTGGTTGGGCCGGAGTCGCTCGAAAGCCGCAGCTATCCGGTGTCGCGCGACGAGTTGACCGAACTGGTCGAGGTGTTTCGCAACGCCGTGGTGCGCGGGCGGCGCACGGCGATCGCCAATGCCGACAAGCTGGGCCAGGCCTTGATCGCGCCGCTGGGGCTGGCCAAGGGCCAGCGGCTCATCATCGTGCCGCATGGGCCGCTGCACTACCTGCCGTTCCAGGCGCTGCGCGTCGATGGCGCCTACCTGATCGAGCGCCATCCGGTTGCCGTTGAGCCGTCGGCCAGCGTCGCGGTGCGCCTGGCGCGGCGCCCGGCCGTGATTCCCAAGGCCCTGACGGCGTTCGGCAACCCGCGCATTGCCGACAAGTACGACCTGCCGGGTGCCGATGCGGAGGTCGATCGGCTGGCGCGGCTGTTCCCGGACAGCCGCGTCTACACCGGCGTGCAGGCCACCAAGACGCAGTTTCGCGAGGCCGCGCGTCGCGCGCCGCTGGTGCACGTGGCCGCGCACGCCGAGGCCGACGAGGTGGATCCGCTGTACTCGCGCATCCTGCTGGCCAACGAGGGCGGCCGCCGCAGCTTTCTCGAGGCGCGCGAAGTGCTCGACATGAAGCTGCCCGACACCGCGCTGGTGACCCTGTCGGCCTGCGAATCGGGCCTGGGGCGCGTGGCCAGCGGGGACGAGGTGCTGGGCTTTCCGCGCGCCTTCCTGTCGGCGGGCAGCGGCTCGCTCATCGCCTCGCTCTGGCCGGTGTCGGACGACGCCACGGAGCTGCTGATGAGCACCCTCTACGGCGCCCTGGCCAAGGGGCAGGACGTGCAGCGGGCCATGCAGGCGGCCCAGATCGCCGTGCTGCGGCAGCCCAAGCTGGCCCACCCCTTCTTCTGGGCTCCGTTCAACCTGATTGGCGACTGGCGCCTCACCGTGGGGGATGAGTCATGA